From one Nonomuraea polychroma genomic stretch:
- a CDS encoding helix-turn-helix transcriptional regulator, whose translation MRASRLMSLVLLLQGRGGMTAAELAKELEVSERTVHRDVLALSEAGVPVYADRGRGGGYRLLEGYRTRLTGLDRAEAEALFLSGVPAALREMGLQDVAATARLKAAAALSPALRDAPSTAAQRFHLDAPGWFAGDDPPPAALAPLARAVWNDRRVRTAYKGNQRTLEPYGLVLKAGVWYLAARLGPRFLVFRVHRFGAIDVLAETFDRDPAFDLAAFWAERSAEFTRSLLRDVIRLRLSERGRRMLRHIADPAALADALGSLQPDGTVHLAVESVEVAFSQVLRFGPEAEVLAPAELRAMVAEAAARTSALYGGPPPPAGRT comes from the coding sequence GTGCGCGCCTCGCGGCTGATGTCCCTGGTCCTGCTGCTGCAGGGCCGGGGCGGGATGACGGCGGCCGAGCTGGCCAAGGAGCTGGAGGTCTCCGAGCGCACCGTCCACCGCGACGTGCTGGCGTTGTCGGAGGCCGGCGTGCCGGTGTACGCCGACCGCGGCCGGGGCGGCGGTTACCGGCTGCTCGAGGGCTACCGCACCCGGCTGACCGGGCTGGACCGGGCCGAGGCGGAGGCGTTGTTCCTGTCGGGCGTGCCGGCCGCGCTGCGGGAGATGGGGCTGCAGGACGTGGCGGCGACGGCACGGCTGAAGGCGGCCGCCGCGTTGTCCCCGGCCCTGCGCGACGCGCCGTCGACCGCGGCGCAACGCTTCCACCTGGACGCGCCGGGCTGGTTCGCCGGCGACGACCCGCCGCCGGCCGCGCTCGCGCCGCTGGCCAGGGCGGTGTGGAACGACCGCCGCGTGCGGACCGCGTACAAGGGCAACCAGCGCACGCTGGAGCCGTACGGTCTGGTGCTGAAGGCGGGCGTCTGGTATCTGGCGGCGCGGCTCGGGCCGCGGTTCCTGGTCTTCCGGGTGCACCGGTTCGGGGCGATCGACGTGCTCGCCGAGACCTTCGACCGGGATCCCGCCTTCGATCTGGCCGCCTTCTGGGCGGAGCGGTCGGCCGAGTTCACCCGCTCGCTGCTGCGGGACGTGATCAGGTTGCGGCTGAGCGAGCGGGGGCGGCGCATGTTGCGGCACATCGCCGACCCGGCCGCGCTGGCGGACGCGCTCGGCTCGCTCCAGCCGGACGGGACCGTGCACTTGGCGGTGGAGTCGGTGGAGGTGGCGTTCTCTCAGGTGCTGCGGTTCGGGCCGGAGGCGGAGGTGCTGGCTCCGGCGGAGCTGCGGGCGATGGTCGCCGAGGCCGCCGCCCGCACCTCCGCTCTCTACGGTGGGCCGCCTCCGCCGGCCGGCCGCACGTAG
- a CDS encoding CocE/NonD family hydrolase, translating to MRRVRLHRDLPVPMPDGVTLLADHYAPATGERAPVILMRSPYGRRGPFAWLYGRGFARQGFHVVIQSCRGGFGSGGLLDPLGDEHDDGLATVAWLREQPWYGGSFAMFGPSYLGYTQWAVAPYAGPDLKAMSVQITASQFRDAAYVGGAFALESALSWTTLTDAMSRRFGGAALWTAPRLTRKAVLSGRPVAELDLVSAGRPLPFFQDLVTHHADPAVPYWDKRDFSLKVGDVDAAVTMLGGWYDVFLPWQLKDYATLRAAGRRPYLTIGPWYHIDTRHARPTMAEASAWFRAHLMGDTSRLRPDPVRIYVTGAEEWRDYPDWPVPGMREQRWHLQHGFGLGPEGVGADGAREAGPDRFRYHPDHPTPVIGGPVLLGDSRPRDQRRLEQRRDVLVYSSPALESGVEMIGPVRAEVFVRSSTPYVDVVVRVCDVWPDGRSFNVCEGVRRLGPAPEADDVRRVEVDLWPIAHRFRRDHRIRVHVAAGAYPTIARNPGTGHPLGAGGPMVPADVEVFHSPDRPSAVVFPLCAPRG from the coding sequence ATGAGACGCGTGCGGCTCCACCGCGATCTTCCGGTGCCGATGCCCGACGGCGTGACGCTGCTGGCCGACCACTACGCTCCGGCCACGGGCGAGCGGGCCCCCGTCATCTTGATGCGCTCCCCCTACGGCCGGCGCGGGCCGTTCGCCTGGCTCTACGGCCGCGGCTTCGCCCGGCAGGGCTTCCATGTCGTGATCCAGAGCTGCCGGGGCGGTTTCGGCTCCGGCGGCCTGCTCGACCCGCTCGGCGACGAGCACGACGACGGCTTGGCGACCGTGGCCTGGCTGCGCGAGCAACCCTGGTACGGCGGCTCGTTCGCGATGTTCGGCCCTTCCTACCTCGGCTACACGCAGTGGGCGGTCGCGCCCTACGCCGGGCCGGATCTGAAGGCCATGTCCGTGCAGATCACCGCCTCCCAGTTCAGGGACGCCGCCTACGTGGGCGGCGCGTTCGCGCTGGAGTCGGCGCTGAGCTGGACCACGCTCACCGACGCCATGTCGCGCCGCTTCGGCGGCGCCGCGCTGTGGACCGCGCCCCGGCTCACCCGCAAGGCGGTGCTGTCCGGCCGGCCCGTGGCCGAGCTGGACCTGGTGTCGGCGGGCCGGCCGCTGCCGTTCTTCCAGGACCTGGTGACGCATCACGCGGACCCGGCGGTGCCGTACTGGGACAAGCGGGACTTCTCCCTGAAGGTCGGCGACGTGGACGCGGCCGTCACCATGCTGGGCGGCTGGTACGACGTGTTCCTGCCGTGGCAGCTGAAGGACTATGCGACCCTGCGGGCGGCGGGCCGGCGGCCCTACCTGACGATCGGGCCCTGGTACCACATCGACACGCGGCACGCCCGGCCCACGATGGCCGAGGCGTCGGCGTGGTTCCGGGCACACCTGATGGGCGACACGTCCCGGCTGCGGCCCGACCCCGTGCGGATCTACGTCACGGGCGCCGAGGAGTGGCGCGACTATCCGGACTGGCCGGTGCCGGGCATGCGCGAGCAGCGCTGGCACCTGCAGCACGGGTTCGGGCTGGGCCCAGAAGGGGTGGGCGCCGACGGGGCGCGGGAGGCCGGGCCCGACCGCTTCCGTTACCACCCCGACCATCCGACGCCGGTGATCGGCGGGCCGGTGCTGCTCGGCGACTCCCGGCCACGCGACCAGCGGCGGCTGGAGCAGCGTCGCGACGTGCTCGTCTACAGCTCGCCGGCGCTGGAGTCGGGCGTGGAGATGATCGGCCCGGTACGCGCGGAGGTGTTCGTGCGCTCCAGCACCCCGTACGTGGACGTGGTGGTGCGGGTCTGCGACGTGTGGCCGGACGGGCGCTCGTTCAACGTGTGCGAGGGCGTGCGCCGGCTCGGCCCCGCGCCCGAGGCCGATGACGTGCGGCGGGTCGAGGTGGACCTGTGGCCGATCGCGCACCGGTTCCGGCGGGACCACCGGATCCGGGTGCACGTGGCCGCCGGAGCGTACCCGACGATCGCCCGCAATCCCGGCACCGGTCACCCGCTCGGCGCGGGCGGCCCGATGGTGCCCGCCGACGTCGAGGTGTTCCACTCCCCCGACCGGCCCTCGGCCGTGGTGTTCCCGCTGTGCGCGCCTCGCGGCTGA
- a CDS encoding DUF4394 domain-containing protein, which yields MRKHLALAVAVLGAGAVLASPAQAQQRNAGPLVAGLTTAGDLVVFRSDNPGNVDRAGRISGLRGDRRVVGIDYRVQDGRLYAVGDRGGVYTLDDRARATKVSQLTVDLQGRTFGVDFNPAANRLRVISDTGQNLRHNIDDPNGAPARGATATDGTLTNPPVPPATAGATATGVTGAGYTNNDLNAATATTLFDVDTMNDQIAVQSPANAGNLAPTGKLGVDAATDAGFDVYSSLSNGVTVSNTAYATLKVRGAYRFYTVNLLTGAANLVGTFPGSRQVTDIAVQLDR from the coding sequence ATGCGTAAGCACCTGGCGCTCGCCGTCGCCGTCCTCGGCGCGGGCGCTGTTCTGGCCTCGCCCGCGCAGGCCCAGCAGCGCAACGCCGGACCGCTCGTGGCGGGCCTGACCACCGCCGGCGATCTGGTTGTCTTCCGTAGCGACAACCCGGGCAACGTCGACCGGGCCGGCCGGATCAGCGGCCTCAGAGGCGACAGAAGGGTCGTCGGCATCGACTACCGCGTCCAGGACGGCCGGCTGTACGCGGTCGGCGACCGGGGCGGCGTCTACACGCTCGACGACCGGGCGCGGGCGACCAAGGTGTCGCAGCTGACCGTCGACCTGCAGGGCCGGACCTTCGGCGTCGACTTCAACCCGGCCGCCAACCGGCTGCGGGTGATCAGCGACACCGGCCAGAACCTGCGGCACAACATCGACGACCCGAACGGCGCGCCCGCCCGGGGCGCCACCGCCACCGACGGCACGCTGACCAACCCGCCCGTGCCGCCCGCCACGGCCGGGGCGACCGCGACCGGCGTGACCGGCGCCGGCTACACCAACAACGACCTGAACGCGGCCACCGCGACGACCCTGTTCGACGTGGACACCATGAACGACCAGATCGCGGTCCAGTCCCCCGCCAACGCCGGCAACCTGGCCCCCACCGGCAAGCTCGGCGTGGACGCCGCCACCGACGCCGGGTTCGACGTCTACAGCAGTCTGAGCAACGGCGTGACGGTGTCCAACACCGCGTACGCCACGCTCAAGGTCCGCGGCGCGTACCGCTTCTACACGGTGAACCTGCTGACCGGCGCGGCGAACCTCGTCGGAACGTTCCCGGGCAGCCGCCAGGTGACCGACATCGCCGTCCAGCTGGATAGGTAG
- a CDS encoding TetR/AcrR family transcriptional regulator, producing MVGRPRSQEADTAILAAALDLLIEVGAEQTSIEQVARRAGVTRATVYRRYADKTTLLVRALEWSNRDNDPSFTGWRDVDHMLGDWAAHLAVPRNRRLLRRVYAARDDYPELPMTYRSVNSGRRAAMVRETLVHARDLGHLPAELDLDVVQELLTGAVLNHLGSHPDDEGFAMIKAYLIAIMKQMGYRPAVTMV from the coding sequence ATGGTGGGCAGGCCACGCAGTCAGGAGGCGGACACGGCCATCCTGGCCGCCGCCCTGGACCTGCTGATCGAGGTCGGCGCCGAGCAGACCAGCATCGAGCAGGTCGCGCGGCGGGCAGGGGTCACCAGGGCCACGGTCTACCGCCGCTACGCCGACAAGACCACCCTGCTGGTGCGGGCTCTGGAGTGGTCCAACCGCGACAACGACCCGTCCTTCACCGGCTGGCGCGACGTCGACCACATGCTCGGCGACTGGGCGGCCCATCTGGCGGTGCCGCGCAACCGCCGCCTGCTGCGCCGGGTCTACGCCGCCCGCGACGACTATCCCGAGCTCCCCATGACCTACCGCAGCGTCAACAGCGGGCGCCGGGCGGCGATGGTGCGCGAGACGCTCGTCCACGCGCGCGATCTCGGCCACCTGCCGGCGGAGCTGGATCTGGATGTGGTGCAGGAGCTGCTGACCGGCGCCGTGCTCAACCATCTCGGCTCCCATCCCGACGACGAGGGCTTCGCGATGATCAAGGCGTACCTCATAGCGATCATGAAGCAGATGGGGTATCGCCCGGCGGTGACGATGGTCTAG
- a CDS encoding cytochrome P450 produces the protein MTDNGAVVLPTERPMPDDPPTGLAGLRETRPIAPLAYPDGHLGWVVTSHALAREVLADRRFSARAELLHVPVEQPGRGPAQPAPPGIFVSQDPPEHTRYRRLLTGEFTVRRMRLLTERAEEITGTYLDAMERQGPPLDLQAAFASPIPAVMICELLGVPEQDRERFRSQAEAMTAGGVPQEERIAGFLGMREHMRELIEAKRAAPTDDVLSGLTRSDLSDEELANIGFMLLGAGLDTTANMISLGVFTLLRHPGQIATLRSAPDQAIEELLRYLSIIPFLTRTALEDVELGGEKVRAGETVTISITAANRDPGRFPDPDALDLGRAATGHVGFGHGVHQCLGQQLARVEMRAALPALFARFPSLRLAVPPEQIRSRTPDVLIHGVLDLPVTWDGGH, from the coding sequence ATGACCGACAACGGCGCCGTGGTCCTGCCCACGGAGCGGCCCATGCCCGACGACCCGCCCACCGGCCTGGCCGGGCTGCGGGAGACGCGGCCCATCGCCCCGCTGGCCTATCCCGACGGGCACCTCGGCTGGGTGGTCACCAGCCACGCCCTCGCCCGCGAGGTGCTGGCCGACCGGCGTTTCAGCGCCCGCGCGGAGCTGCTGCACGTCCCCGTCGAGCAGCCCGGCCGGGGCCCGGCCCAGCCGGCGCCGCCGGGCATCTTCGTCTCGCAGGACCCGCCGGAGCACACGCGTTACCGCCGCCTGCTCACCGGCGAGTTCACCGTGCGCAGGATGCGCCTGCTGACCGAGCGCGCCGAGGAGATCACCGGCACATACCTGGACGCCATGGAGCGGCAGGGCCCGCCCCTGGACCTGCAGGCGGCGTTCGCCTCGCCGATCCCCGCGGTGATGATCTGCGAGCTGCTCGGCGTGCCGGAGCAGGATCGGGAGCGGTTCCGCAGCCAGGCCGAGGCGATGACCGCCGGCGGCGTCCCGCAGGAGGAGAGGATCGCCGGGTTCCTCGGGATGCGGGAGCACATGCGGGAGTTGATCGAGGCCAAGCGGGCCGCGCCCACCGACGACGTGCTCAGCGGGCTGACCAGGAGCGACCTGAGCGACGAGGAGCTGGCCAACATCGGCTTCATGCTGCTGGGCGCCGGGCTCGACACCACCGCCAACATGATCTCCCTGGGCGTCTTCACGCTGCTGCGCCATCCCGGACAGATCGCCACGCTGCGCTCGGCACCCGACCAGGCGATCGAGGAGCTGCTGCGTTACCTCAGCATCATCCCTTTCCTGACCCGCACCGCGCTGGAGGACGTCGAGCTGGGCGGCGAGAAGGTGCGGGCCGGCGAGACGGTCACGATCTCGATCACGGCCGCCAACCGCGACCCCGGCCGCTTCCCCGACCCCGACGCCCTCGACCTGGGCCGGGCCGCGACCGGGCACGTGGGCTTCGGCCACGGCGTGCACCAGTGCCTCGGCCAGCAGCTGGCCCGCGTCGAGATGCGGGCGGCGCTCCCCGCGCTGTTCGCCAGGTTCCCGTCGCTGCGCCTGGCCGTGCCGCCGGAGCAGATCCGGTCGCGCACCCCCGACGTGCTCATCCACGGCGTGCTGGACCTGCCGGTCACGTGGGACGGGGGGCATTGA
- a CDS encoding anthranilate synthase component I — protein METSGYTTAGGIGVEREAREVDEAALEEIVTALGERRGGAFSSGMDYPGRYSRWAFGYVDPCLELVAKGRTITATALNERGRVVLPAVASCLLAAGKPVTEPTADRVEVHVPESEDLLPEEMRSRRPTVFTAIREVIAAFRGDDPHLGLYGAFGYDLAFQFEPIRQELLRPDDQRDLVLHLPDRLIVIDRQRETCVEYRYEFTVDGTTTRGLERTGAGTPLAVPGELPPNPAKGEYAKVVAAAKEKFKRGDLFEVVPGQVFHAACTDPAAFYRGLRHSNPAPYEFIISLGEGEHLVGASPEMYVRVTGDRVETCPISGTIARGSNPVEDAEAIRTLLSSIKEESELTMCTDVDRNDKSRICVPGTVRVIGRRQIELYSRLIHTVDHIEGRLRPEFDALDAFLTHMWAVTVTGAPKTWAMQFIEDHEATTRRWYGGAIGFIGFDGSMNTGLTLRTAQIKNGVATVRAGATLLFDSDPEAEERETELKASALLGALAAVNQPDAVPVAEPRPQPGLGMKVLLVDHEDSFVNTLADYFRQEGADVVTLRHGFPAHMIDEIRPDLVVLSPGPGWPTDFGMAALLDQVYARDLPVFGVCLGLQAMVEQAGGTLELLDYPEHGKRGQVTRLGDSALLDGLPEQFTAARYHSLHAKQPGVVGFTPTALTPDGNVMAIEDVQRRRFAVQFHPESILTQEGGAGAKIIANVLRLCRR, from the coding sequence ATGGAGACCAGCGGATATACCACCGCCGGGGGCATCGGGGTCGAGCGTGAGGCTCGCGAGGTGGACGAGGCGGCGCTCGAAGAGATCGTGACGGCGCTCGGCGAACGCCGCGGCGGCGCGTTCTCCTCGGGCATGGACTACCCGGGCCGCTACAGCCGGTGGGCGTTCGGCTATGTCGATCCGTGCCTTGAACTGGTCGCCAAGGGACGCACGATCACGGCGACCGCGCTCAACGAGCGCGGCAGGGTCGTGCTGCCCGCCGTCGCATCCTGCCTGCTGGCCGCCGGCAAGCCGGTCACCGAGCCCACGGCCGACCGCGTGGAGGTGCACGTCCCCGAGTCGGAGGACCTGCTGCCCGAGGAGATGCGCAGCCGCAGGCCCACCGTGTTCACCGCGATCCGCGAGGTCATCGCCGCCTTCCGCGGCGACGACCCGCACCTGGGGCTCTACGGCGCCTTCGGCTACGACCTGGCCTTCCAGTTCGAGCCCATCAGGCAGGAGCTGCTGCGCCCCGACGACCAGCGCGACCTCGTGCTCCACCTGCCCGACCGGCTGATCGTCATCGACCGGCAGCGCGAGACGTGCGTCGAATACCGCTACGAGTTCACCGTGGACGGGACCACCACCCGCGGCCTGGAGCGCACCGGCGCCGGCACGCCCCTCGCCGTCCCCGGTGAGCTGCCGCCCAACCCCGCGAAGGGCGAATACGCCAAGGTCGTCGCCGCCGCCAAGGAGAAGTTCAAGCGCGGCGACCTGTTCGAGGTCGTGCCCGGGCAGGTCTTCCACGCCGCCTGCACCGATCCCGCCGCCTTCTACCGCGGCCTGCGCCACAGCAACCCGGCCCCGTACGAGTTCATCATCAGCCTCGGCGAGGGCGAGCACCTCGTCGGGGCCTCGCCCGAGATGTACGTCCGCGTCACCGGCGACCGCGTCGAGACCTGCCCCATCTCCGGCACGATCGCCCGCGGCAGCAACCCGGTCGAGGACGCCGAGGCCATCCGCACGCTCCTGTCCAGCATCAAGGAGGAGTCGGAGCTGACCATGTGCACGGACGTGGACCGCAACGACAAGTCGCGGATCTGCGTGCCGGGCACGGTCAGGGTCATCGGCCGCCGCCAGATCGAGCTCTACTCCCGCCTCATCCACACCGTCGACCACATCGAGGGCCGGTTGCGCCCCGAGTTCGACGCGCTCGACGCCTTCCTCACCCACATGTGGGCCGTCACCGTCACCGGTGCGCCCAAGACGTGGGCCATGCAGTTCATCGAGGACCACGAGGCCACCACCCGCCGCTGGTACGGCGGCGCCATCGGCTTCATCGGCTTCGACGGCTCCATGAACACCGGCCTGACCCTGCGTACCGCCCAGATCAAGAACGGCGTGGCGACCGTCAGGGCCGGGGCCACGCTGCTGTTCGACTCCGACCCCGAGGCCGAGGAGCGCGAGACCGAGCTCAAGGCCAGCGCCCTGCTCGGCGCCCTGGCCGCGGTCAACCAGCCGGACGCCGTCCCGGTCGCCGAGCCCAGGCCGCAGCCTGGCCTGGGCATGAAGGTGCTGCTCGTCGACCACGAGGACTCCTTCGTCAACACCCTCGCGGACTACTTCCGCCAGGAGGGGGCGGACGTGGTGACGCTGCGCCACGGCTTCCCGGCCCACATGATCGACGAGATTCGGCCCGACCTCGTGGTGCTGTCGCCCGGCCCCGGCTGGCCGACCGACTTCGGCATGGCGGCGCTGCTCGACCAGGTCTACGCCCGCGACCTGCCCGTCTTCGGCGTCTGCCTGGGCCTGCAGGCCATGGTGGAGCAGGCCGGCGGCACGCTGGAGCTGCTCGACTATCCCGAGCACGGCAAGCGCGGCCAGGTCACGCGGCTCGGCGACAGCGCGCTGCTCGACGGGCTGCCCGAGCAGTTCACCGCGGCCCGCTACCACTCGCTGCACGCCAAGCAGCCGGGGGTGGTCGGCTTCACGCCGACCGCGCTCACGCCCGACGGCAACGTCATGGCCATCGAGGACGTGCAGCGGCGCCGCTTCGCCGTGCAGTTCCACCCCGAATCGATCCTGACCCAGGAGGGCGGCGCAGGCGCGAAGATCATTGCGAACGTGCTGCGCCTGTGCCGCCGCTAG
- a CDS encoding amidohydrolase family protein has protein sequence MLSVDLPDTVRDALHAPLVDHHCHGVRRDDLTRAQFELLLHEGGGAAPPGTTHFDTPFGLAIRRWCAPLLDLEPHAPPAVYLSRRTELGAAEVNRRLLTAAGVVAFLVDTASEDADLLAAAEMGRHGGAAADELVRIEHIEREVAESARIALDYLDSLGEELTARAARAVALKTVIAGLCGLDFDPARPSRGSVIAAANRRLADPKEPLTDPVLLRHLLWCAIDVARERGLPVQFHTGLGAAAGLGGFSGAGTAAWAAAELHRTDPAKLSTFIAGLQPAGVPVILLHCYPYHRQAAYLAGRYPHVYVDVGLALPHTAAASARVMEELLELAPFHKQLFSSGCRGVAESCLLGALYYRQALGTALAARVGAGEWSAADAARIAHMIGSGNARRIYRL, from the coding sequence ATGCTCTCGGTAGATCTACCCGACACGGTGCGTGACGCGCTGCACGCCCCGCTCGTCGACCACCACTGTCACGGGGTTCGCCGGGACGACCTGACCAGAGCCCAGTTCGAGCTGCTCCTCCACGAGGGCGGCGGCGCGGCCCCGCCGGGCACCACCCACTTCGACACGCCGTTCGGCCTGGCGATACGGCGCTGGTGCGCGCCCCTTCTCGACCTGGAGCCGCACGCCCCGCCCGCCGTCTACCTCAGCCGGCGGACGGAGCTGGGCGCCGCCGAGGTCAACCGGCGGCTGCTGACCGCGGCCGGGGTGGTGGCGTTCCTCGTGGACACCGCCTCGGAGGACGCGGACCTGCTGGCGGCGGCCGAGATGGGCCGCCACGGCGGCGCGGCGGCCGACGAACTGGTCAGGATCGAGCACATCGAACGCGAGGTGGCCGAGTCGGCCCGGATCGCCCTCGACTACCTCGACAGCCTCGGCGAGGAACTCACCGCCCGGGCCGCCCGGGCGGTCGCGCTCAAGACCGTCATCGCCGGGCTCTGCGGACTGGACTTCGACCCGGCCAGGCCGAGCAGGGGCTCGGTGATCGCGGCGGCCAACCGGCGGCTCGCCGACCCGAAGGAGCCGCTCACGGACCCCGTCCTGCTGCGCCACCTGCTGTGGTGCGCGATCGACGTGGCCAGGGAACGCGGCCTCCCCGTGCAGTTCCACACGGGCCTCGGCGCCGCCGCGGGGCTCGGTGGCTTTTCCGGGGCCGGGACCGCCGCCTGGGCCGCGGCCGAGTTGCACCGCACCGACCCGGCCAAGCTGAGCACGTTCATCGCCGGACTCCAGCCCGCCGGCGTGCCGGTGATCCTGCTGCACTGCTACCCGTACCACCGCCAGGCCGCCTACCTGGCCGGCCGCTACCCGCACGTCTACGTGGACGTCGGCCTCGCCCTGCCGCACACCGCCGCCGCGTCGGCCAGGGTCATGGAGGAGTTGCTGGAGCTGGCCCCGTTCCACAAGCAGCTGTTCAGCTCCGGCTGCCGCGGGGTGGCCGAGAGCTGCCTGCTGGGCGCCCTCTACTACCGGCAGGCGCTGGGCACGGCGCTCGCCGCCAGGGTCGGCGCGGGGGAGTGGAGCGCCGCGGACGCGGCCAGGATCGCCCACATGATCGGCTCAGGCAACGCCCGCCGCATCTACCGCTTGTGA
- a CDS encoding IS256 family transposase, translating to MDILPAEGEWFDESLAQASPDVLREMVVRMAQMMMDAEVEQRCGAGYGEVSEARINSRNGYRRREWDTRAGTVELAIPKLRQGSYYPDWLLERQRRAERALASVVATSYLLGVSTRRVERLAEQLGVTKLSKSQVSVMARELDQMVSEFRNRPLDAGPYTFVWIDALTQKVREGGRTVNVHALVATGVNADGHREILGIDVVSSEDGAGWLAFLRGLVARGLSGVSLVISDCHAGLRDAIGSTLPGASWQRCRAHYARNLATCVPKAAQPWVSTMLRTVFEQPDAASVRAQHRQVVQALEDKYPKAAEHLDEAREDILAFAVYPKAVWRQIWSNNPQERLNKEIRRRTDVVGIFPHRDAIIRLVGAVLAEQHDEWTEGRRYLGLEILADCRKAAGRKAKEDAADVNVTNGAIAA from the coding sequence ATGGACATTCTGCCTGCTGAGGGCGAGTGGTTCGACGAGAGCCTGGCGCAGGCCTCGCCCGATGTGCTGCGCGAGATGGTCGTGCGGATGGCGCAGATGATGATGGACGCCGAGGTCGAGCAGCGCTGCGGCGCCGGCTACGGCGAGGTGTCCGAGGCGCGCATCAACTCGCGTAACGGCTATCGGCGGCGCGAGTGGGACACCCGGGCCGGGACCGTCGAGTTGGCGATCCCCAAGCTGCGGCAGGGCTCGTACTACCCTGACTGGCTGCTGGAGCGGCAGCGGCGGGCCGAGCGGGCGCTGGCCTCGGTGGTGGCGACTTCGTATCTGCTGGGTGTCTCGACCCGGCGGGTGGAACGGCTGGCCGAGCAGCTCGGGGTGACCAAGCTGTCCAAGTCGCAGGTCAGCGTGATGGCCCGGGAGCTGGATCAGATGGTGAGCGAGTTCCGCAACCGGCCGTTGGATGCCGGGCCGTACACGTTCGTGTGGATCGACGCGCTGACGCAGAAGGTGCGCGAGGGCGGGCGCACGGTCAACGTGCACGCCCTGGTCGCGACCGGCGTCAACGCCGACGGGCACCGCGAGATCCTCGGCATCGACGTGGTCTCCAGCGAGGATGGGGCGGGCTGGCTGGCGTTCTTGCGCGGTCTGGTCGCCCGCGGCCTGTCCGGCGTCAGTCTGGTGATCTCCGACTGTCATGCCGGGCTGCGCGATGCGATCGGCTCCACGCTGCCCGGCGCCTCCTGGCAGCGGTGTCGCGCGCACTACGCGCGCAACTTGGCGACCTGCGTTCCGAAGGCGGCTCAGCCGTGGGTGTCGACCATGCTGCGCACCGTCTTCGAGCAGCCCGACGCCGCCTCGGTGCGCGCGCAGCACCGCCAGGTCGTCCAAGCGTTGGAGGACAAGTACCCCAAGGCCGCCGAACATCTGGACGAGGCGCGCGAGGACATCCTGGCCTTCGCCGTCTACCCCAAGGCGGTGTGGCGGCAGATCTGGTCCAACAACCCCCAAGAGCGGCTGAACAAGGAGATCCGCCGCCGTACCGACGTGGTCGGCATCTTCCCGCACCGAGACGCGATCATCCGGCTGGTCGGCGCGGTACTGGCCGAGCAGCACGACGAGTGGACCGAAGGCCGGCGCTACCTCGGCCTGGAAATCCTCGCCGACTGCCGCAAAGCAGCCGGAAGAAAGGCCAAAGAAGACGCCGCTGATGTCAATGTGACCAATGGTGCTATTGCTGCTTAA
- a CDS encoding MarR family winged helix-turn-helix transcriptional regulator: MVEGLGEDEQRAWQGLLAVMLVGIPQVERTFRAHGLVHIEYGLLNALARQPLRLSDLAAVGNVSISRLSHRVSKLVERGYVRLRPDASDGRASVAEITDEGRAVIAEIAPHHAQALREVLFDHLTPEQTAALADAMQVVGTKLGACLDGRPH, translated from the coding sequence TTGGTCGAAGGGCTCGGCGAGGACGAGCAGCGGGCGTGGCAGGGGCTGCTCGCGGTCATGCTCGTCGGCATCCCGCAGGTGGAGCGCACCTTCCGGGCCCACGGCCTGGTGCACATCGAGTACGGGCTGCTCAACGCCCTGGCCAGGCAACCGCTCCGGCTGAGCGACCTGGCGGCCGTGGGCAACGTGTCGATCAGCCGGCTCAGTCACCGGGTCAGCAAGCTGGTGGAACGGGGGTACGTCCGGCTGCGGCCGGATGCGAGCGACGGGCGGGCCAGCGTGGCGGAGATCACCGACGAGGGCCGGGCGGTCATCGCGGAGATCGCCCCCCACCATGCCCAGGCGCTGCGCGAGGTCCTCTTCGACCACCTGACGCCGGAGCAGACGGCCGCCCTGGCCGACGCCATGCAGGTGGTCGGCACCAAGCTCGGCGCCTGCCTCGACGGCCGCCCCCACTGA
- a CDS encoding DoxX family protein — MDVFLWVVQILLGAAFVLSGIGKFLPLSERMRQQQAYRDDFTDAQIKAIGALEVLGGIGVVLPWATGIAPVLTPLAAAGLGLIMIGAALVHRRRKEAFTVNLVLLAMAVVVVAGRI; from the coding sequence ATGGACGTCTTCCTCTGGGTCGTGCAGATCCTGCTCGGCGCCGCCTTCGTCCTCTCGGGGATCGGCAAGTTCCTGCCGCTCAGCGAGCGGATGCGGCAGCAGCAGGCGTACCGGGACGACTTCACCGACGCGCAGATCAAGGCCATCGGCGCACTGGAGGTGCTCGGCGGGATCGGCGTGGTGCTGCCCTGGGCCACCGGGATCGCCCCCGTCCTCACCCCGCTCGCGGCCGCCGGCCTGGGCCTCATCATGATCGGTGCGGCCTTGGTGCACCGGAGGCGAAAGGAGGCTTTCACGGTTAATCTGGTCTTGCTGGCGATGGCCGTCGTCGTGGTGGCAGGACGCATCTGA